The following is a genomic window from Hyphomicrobiales bacterium.
TTCGGCGCCGGTGAAGCGCTCATGCACCTCGCAGGCTCCCTTCCAGGCGATGATCTCGACCTTGGTCTGGGACGCGACATATTTCGCGAGATACTGATCCGGCACGAAGAGCACGCGGTCGACGCCGAGGCTCTCCACGACCTGGACGGCGTTGGAGGAGGTGCAGCAGATGTCGACCTCCGCCTTGACCTCGGCCGAGGTGTTGACATAGGCGACCACGGGCACGCCGGGATAGCGCTCGCGCAGGAGACGGACGTCCGCGCCGGTGATGGACTCGGCCAGCGAGCAGCCTGCGGCGGCATCCGGGATGAGGACCGTCTTCTCGGGGCTAAGGAGCTTCGACGTCTCGGCCATGAAGTGGACGCCGCCCTGGACGATCACGTCCGCCTCGGCCTTGGCGGCGAGACGGGCGAGCTGCAGGGAGTCGCCCACCACGTCCGCCACGCAGTTGTAGATCTCCGGCGTTTGGTAGTTATGCGCCAGGATGACGGCGTTGCGCTCTTTCTTGAGCTCGTTGATAGCCTTCACATACGGCGCGAAGAAGGGCCATTCGACCGGCGGGATCACGGTCTTGACGCGCTCATAGAGATGAGCAGTCGCAGCCTCGACCGCGGGCGTATAAGACAGGTCCGGCACCGCGACGGGCGGGAAGCGGCGCGCCGCGCGCTTGGCCTCGGAAGCTTTCTTGGCCTCGGAAGCCGCTTTAGCCTCGGAAGTGACCTTGGCCTCGGCGGAGACATTGATCCGAGATGCAACATGGCCGGTCATTGGCGTTTCCTTTTGCTCAATTTGAGCATATATGCCGAGTAGAAATACGCGACGACCCTCTTTGTCGCCTATTATGCTCATTGCGAGCATAAGGATTGTAGCACTCACTCTCGATATTTTCCAGAGGCAAACAACTCATTCTTATGCGGCTGGTGCTCGGGTGCCATGCTGGCTGCGCAAGCTGCGGCAGGCACCTGGCCTTTTGAGATATTGGTCCCCCGAGCCCCTCTTTGAAGAGGGGCGGGCTTTCCAAAGCAAGGTTTTCACGCCGTTTGGCCGCTTTTCCTGGGCAGCGTCGCACCCTGTTACAAGACCGTCGCCGAGCGCTCCACAGGGGTGCTCGCAACCATCTTGCATCGCGATTGATGATGCCTCGCGCAATAAATATTCATTGTCGTGATGCGAGCGGCAGCGGTAAGTTCTCCATGCGCTTCGCGACCGGAGTTGCCGGATCCGGCAAGAAAGTCTGTGTAAGCTGGAGTATCCGCCGCCTGTCGTCCTAACGGCTTTAGCCAGCCCAGTCGGGTTTCGGGAAACGTTCCATGACCACATCACCATCGACGGCCGTGACCCCAGCGGCGAAGCGTCCGGTCGCGCCTGAGATCATCATCCTGGCGGGATGTCTGATCGCACTTATTTCCTTCGGACCGCGGGCCGCGAGCGGCCTGTTTCTCTTGCCGATGAGCGCGGACTACGGCTGGGGCCGCGAGGTGTTCAGCCTCGCGCTCGCCGTTCAGAACCTTCTCTGGGGCATCGGCTCGCCCTTCGCAGGGGCGATTGCAGACCGTTTCGGAATCGTCCGCGTCTTCTTCGTGGGCACCATTCTCTACGTGCTCGGCCTCGTGCTGATGACGCAGGCCTCGACGCCCGGGATGCTCAATCTGTCCGCTGGCGTGATGATCGGTTTCGCCCTGTCCGGCTGCTCCTTCAACCTGGTGCTCGGCGCCTTCGGTAAACTGCTGCCCGACCGGTGGAAGCCGATGGCCTTCGGCGCCGGCACGGCGGCCGGGTCCTTCGGCCAGTTCCTGTTTCCACCGCTGGGACATTTCTTCATCGAGAGCTTCGGCTGGCAGACAACGCTGCTCATCTTCGCGGGCAGCCTCCTGCCGATCCTGCCGCTCTCCATGGCGCTGGCGACCCGCGGATCCGGATCGGCGACCGGGACCGCTTCCGTTCCTGGCCAGTCCGTCCGGCAAGCCCTGTCGGAGGCCTTCCGCCATCCGAGCTATGTTCTGCTGGTGATCGGCTTCTTCACCTGCGGCTTTCAGCTTGCCTTCGTCACGGTCCATTTGCCGGCCTATCTGGAGGACGTCGGGCTCGCGGCTTGGGTGGGAGGCTTTACGCTGGCTGCCATTGGCCTTGCCAATGTGGTCGGTTCGCTGACGTCGGGCTATCTGTCGACGCGCATGCCGAAGCGCTGGCTTCTGTCGATCATCTATCTCCTGCGCTCGGTCGTGACAGTCGCTTTCATCATGCTGCCGGCCTCGCCCGCATCGGCGATAACCTTCGGCGTGCTCACGGGCCTGCTCTGGCTGTCGACGGTGCCACCGACATCGGCGCTCGTGCTGTTGATGTTCGGCTCGCGCTACATGGCGATGCTCTACGGCTTTGCCTTCTTCTCCCACCAGGTCGGCGGCTTCCTCGGCGTCTGGCTGGGCGGCGTGCTCTACGAGAGCTTCGGCTCCTACGCGATTGTCTGGTGGCTGTCGGTGGCCTTGGGGGTGGCGTCCGCAGTGATCAACCTGCCGATCAAGGAGCGCGCGGTGCACCGGCCACAGCCGGCTTAAACGCGGCCGATTGCACGACATGCGACGGACCTTGCGCGAATGCAATGTCAGTCTTGCAAGCTTCGCGCTTCGCCTTGCATCGGTAGGAGGGGTATATCTTCATGCGAGAGGTCGCCGATGATGTTCTGCAGAGGCAGGCCAAGGTGACAGACGACCACGGAGACCGAATGATGGCGAAGGTTCTTGTCCTGTACTACTCCTCCTACGGCCATATCGAATCCATGGCTCAGGCGGTTGCCGAGGGCGCGCGGGAGGCGGGTGCTGAAGTTGTTCTGAAGCGCGTGCCGGAGACTGTCCCGGAAGAAGTTGCCAAGGGCGCGGGTTTCAAACTCGACCAGCAGGCTCCGATTGCCACCGTCGCAGAGCTCCCCGAGTATGACGCCATCATTTTTGGCGCGCCGACTCGCTATGGCAGCTTTGCCTCCCAGATGCGCGCCTTCATCGACCAGACCGGAGGGCTGTGGGCCAAGGGCGCCCTGGTCGGCAAGGTGGGCTCGGCCTTCACGTCGTCCGCCACGCAGCACGGCGGCCAGGAATCCACCATCCTGACCTTCCTGCCGACCCTTCTCCATCTTGGCTTCGTGGTCGTCGGGCTTCCCTATGCTTTCGCCGGCCAGATGGGTCTTGAGGAGATCAAGGGTGGCTCACCCTACGGCGCCTCGACCATCGCCGGGGCCGATGGCAGCCGCCAGCCCTCCGCCATCGAGCTCGAGGGCGCTCGGTACCAGGGCAAGCACGTCGCGACGATCGCCGCGAAGCTCGCTGGCTGATCACACGCTGATCCGTAATGGGATGATGGCTGGGCATGTCCCGGCCATTGTCTTTTCTGTGCGTCTCAGCGCGGGGCAGCGGCCCGCCGCAGCCGGTCGTTGATGGCCTCGCCCAGGTCATGATCGGGAACGGGGGCGACGGCTATGGCCGCAGGCCGCGTCGAATCCATACGGCGCAAGCAGGAAAAGAGATTCGCCGCAGCCTCGATCAGGTCGCCGGTCTCGCTCAGATTCAGCACCATAGCCGCCCGCTCCAGCCCAGCTGGTTTCTCGGGGCCGAACAGAAGCACGGCCTCGCCGGGCTCGATGGTTGTGGCGCCCATGCGCAGGCTGGCGTGGGGCGCATAATGCGAGGCGAGCTGGCCGGGGGAATGCGGCGCTGTCCCATCGGCCTCTTCACGCTCGGCCAGCGCCATTCCCAGAACCTCCTCGATCGCGCGGCGACTGGTGCCGCCCGGTCTCAGCAGGCGAGGCCTGTCTTCCAGGCATGACACCACCGTCGACTCCAGACCGACAACCGTCGCGCCGCCATCGATCACGGCGGCGATGACGCCATCGAGATCGCTCAGCACATGGGCGGCCGTCGTGGGACTCACGCCGCCTGAGGGATTGGCGGATGGCGCTGCCAGCGGGAGCCCGACACTGCGCAGGAGATCGAGCGCGATGGGATGGGCGGGAATGCGGATGGCGATGCTGTCGAGGCCGGCGCTGGCCAGCGGGGATACCGGGCAGTCCGGCGTGCGGGGCACGACGAGGGTCAGCGGGCCCGGCCAGAAGGCATCGGCAAGCTTGCAGGCGAGCGCGTTGAACTGGCCGAGCTTGCGGGCCGTCGTGAAGTCGGCAACATGGGCAATCAGGGGATTGAACTGCGGCCGGCCCTTGGCCGCATAGATCGCGGCGACGGCCGAGCCCTGGGTCGCATCGCCGCCGAGGCCATAGACGGTCTCCGTCGGGAAGGCGACGAGCCGCCCCGCCTTCAGAAAGCTCGCCGCGCGGGCGATGCCTGCCGCGTCGGCTGCCAGGCATTCCGTCGCGACAGGGGGAACGCTGGTCGCCATGGGCCGCTTCTCACTTCTGCAACTGCTGTCATGATATGAAGTGGGGGCTTACGCGGCGTGCTGCGCCTCCGTCAAGCCGTAGAGCATTTTCGAGCGAAGTGGACACCCGTTCGCGTGAAGGAAATGCGATCAAACAAGGAACGAGGGCATTTCTGCGATTCGGAGAAACGTGGAAATGCTTGAGCGACCGAATGCTGGAGGGAGGCATCCAATGACCTATCGCGCGCCCTTGTCCGATATCATAGCCACCATGCGCCACGCAGCCGGATGCGACATGGCAATCCGCGATGGCCTCTATGGCGATCTGTCGGTGGATCTCATCGCCGCCATTCTCGGGGAAGCGGGCACCTTCGCGGAAGAGGTGATCGCGCCACTCAATCGCGCGGGCGACACCGACGGGGCCACGCTGATCGACGGCCGGGTCGTGACCACGCCGGGGTGGCGCGACGCTTATCGCGTCTGGGCGGCCGGCGGCTGGAATGGTCTCGTGGCGCCGGAGGAGTGGGGAGGGCAGCGCCTGCCAATGCTCGTGCAGGTAGCGTGCCTCGAACTCTGGAACTCCGGCTCCATGGCTTTCGCGATCGGCCCGACCCTCACGGCGGCGGGCATAGAGGCGCTCGACATCCACGGCACGCCGGAACTGCGCCGGCTCTATCTGCCCAAACTCGTGTCTGGCGAGTGGATGGGCACCATGAACCTCACCGAGCCGCAGGCCGGCACGGACCTCAGCGCCCTGAAGACGCGGGCCGAACGCGCCGCCGACGGCACCTACCGTCTCACGGGAGCCAAGATCTTCATCACCTATGGTGAGCACGATATCACCGACAATATCGTGCATATGGTGCTCGCCCGGCTCCCGGATGCCCCGCCCGGCAACCGCGGCATTTCCTTGTTCCTGGTGCCGAAGTTCATCGTGAACCCGGATGGCAGCCTCGGCGCCCGTAATGATGTCGTCTGCCAATCCCTCGAGCACAAGCTCGGCATTCACGGCTCGCCCACCTGCGTCATGGCCTATGGCGACAAGGGGGGCGCCACGGCTTATCTGGTGGGGGAAGAGAACCGCGGCCTCGCCTGCATGTTCACGATGATGAACAACGCGCGTCTCGCCGTGGGGTTGCAGGGCGTCGGCGTAGCCGAACGCGCCTATCAGCAGGCACTGAGCTATGCGCGGGAGCGCCGCCAGGGGCGCCGCCCGGATACGCCGCCGGGCCAATCCACGCCGATCATCGCCTTTCCCGACGTGAGGCGTATGCTGATGACGATGAAGGCCCTGACCCAGGCCGCGCGTGCCATCTGCTATCTGACGGCGGGCGCCCTCGATCGGGCGAGGCTCTCCGCTGACGCCGAGGAACGTCAGCGCGCCCACGAAACGGCCTCGCTGCTGACGCCGATCGCCAAAGCCTTCTCGACCGATATCGGCTTCGAGGTCGCCTCGCTCGGCGTGCAGGTCCACGGCGGCATGGGCTATATCGAGGAGACGGGGGCCGCGCAGCACCTGCGCGACGCCCGCATCGCGATGATCTATGAGGGGACGAACGGCATTCAGTCCATCGACCTGGTCACCCGCAAGATCGGCCAGTCGGACGGGGCGACCGTTCACGCGCAGATTGCAGCAATCCGTCGCACCGCCACGCGTCTTCTCGCCGCCAATCGGCCCGAGCTTGGCGTGACGGCGGCACGTTTGCGTGGCGCGGTTGAAAGTCTCGACCGCGCGACGAGCTATCTCCTTGCGGCCTTGCAGGGCGGTCGAACTGACGATGCCCTCGCAGGCGCGACGCCATATCTCAGGCTGTTCGCCATCGTGCAGGGGCTGGCCTCACTCGCCGACATCGCGCTTGCCGACGAAGATGACACGCCGGGCCGGGCCGCCCACGAAATGCTGGCGCGCTTCTTCGCGGACCACGTCACGATCGGGGCGGATGGCCTTGCAGCCGATGTCATGGGAGGTGCAGGCGTGCTCGGGGAGAGCGAGGCCGTTCTGTTTCCGTAGTGCCCCCATCCCTTTTCCCTCCCCGCAAGGGGGAGCGGTTGATCCCGCGCCTTTGCAAGATGCCATCCTCGATACGCAACACTTAAGCTTGTAGCCCCCAACGTTGCGGCGCCCCTCTTCCTTGCGGGGGTGAGGCTGCCCATGCGCGGGTCACGCCCATACTTGTCACATATCCAATGTAAAGAGATGTGATAGACGATCTGAGGAAACCGGGCTTGTGCTGATGAAGCACGGCGCCGGAGGTGTTTCATGTCTTCACGCCAGCCTCCGCAATCCAGGGAGAGACCATGCTCATAGCCTACAGAGCGCCACAGGATTTCGCCCGTGATATGGAGATGCGGCTGGAGCGCAGTGTCGTGCCGGTCGACGGTAGTGTTCCCGAGGGCACGCTCTGGTTGGATCTGGTCAGCCCGACTGCGGTCGAGGATAAACTCGTGGAGCAGCATCTCGGCATCGAGATTCCGACCCGCGAGGATATGGAGGACATCGAACCTTCGGAACTGCTCTATGTCGAGCATGGCGCGCGCTACATGA
Proteins encoded in this region:
- the dmdC gene encoding 3-methylmercaptopropionyl-CoA dehydrogenase; translation: MTYRAPLSDIIATMRHAAGCDMAIRDGLYGDLSVDLIAAILGEAGTFAEEVIAPLNRAGDTDGATLIDGRVVTTPGWRDAYRVWAAGGWNGLVAPEEWGGQRLPMLVQVACLELWNSGSMAFAIGPTLTAAGIEALDIHGTPELRRLYLPKLVSGEWMGTMNLTEPQAGTDLSALKTRAERAADGTYRLTGAKIFITYGEHDITDNIVHMVLARLPDAPPGNRGISLFLVPKFIVNPDGSLGARNDVVCQSLEHKLGIHGSPTCVMAYGDKGGATAYLVGEENRGLACMFTMMNNARLAVGLQGVGVAERAYQQALSYARERRQGRRPDTPPGQSTPIIAFPDVRRMLMTMKALTQAARAICYLTAGALDRARLSADAEERQRAHETASLLTPIAKAFSTDIGFEVASLGVQVHGGMGYIEETGAAQHLRDARIAMIYEGTNGIQSIDLVTRKIGQSDGATVHAQIAAIRRTATRLLAANRPELGVTAARLRGAVESLDRATSYLLAALQGGRTDDALAGATPYLRLFAIVQGLASLADIALADEDDTPGRAAHEMLARFFADHVTIGADGLAADVMGGAGVLGESEAVLFP
- the ywlC gene encoding Threonylcarbamoyl-AMP synthase, translated to MATSVPPVATECLAADAAGIARAASFLKAGRLVAFPTETVYGLGGDATQGSAVAAIYAAKGRPQFNPLIAHVADFTTARKLGQFNALACKLADAFWPGPLTLVVPRTPDCPVSPLASAGLDSIAIRIPAHPIALDLLRSVGLPLAAPSANPSGGVSPTTAAHVLSDLDGVIAAVIDGGATVVGLESTVVSCLEDRPRLLRPGGTSRRAIEEVLGMALAEREEADGTAPHSPGQLASHYAPHASLRMGATTIEPGEAVLLFGPEKPAGLERAAMVLNLSETGDLIEAAANLFSCLRRMDSTRPAAIAVAPVPDHDLGEAINDRLRRAAAPR
- the nadA gene encoding Quinolinate synthase A, encoding MTGHVASRINVSAEAKVTSEAKAASEAKKASEAKRAARRFPPVAVPDLSYTPAVEAATAHLYERVKTVIPPVEWPFFAPYVKAINELKKERNAVILAHNYQTPEIYNCVADVVGDSLQLARLAAKAEADVIVQGGVHFMAETSKLLSPEKTVLIPDAAAGCSLAESITGADVRLLRERYPGVPVVAYVNTSAEVKAEVDICCTSSNAVQVVESLGVDRVLFVPDQYLAKYVASQTKVEIIAWKGACEVHERFTGAELRAYRDADPSISIIAHPECPPDVIAEADFAGSTAHMIDWVKTHRPRRVVMVTECSMADNVATETPGVEFVRPCNLCPHMKRITLPKILDSLIHMREEVVIEPELAARARRSVERMVNLKS
- the wrbA gene encoding NAD(P)H:quinone oxidoreductase, which translates into the protein MREVADDVLQRQAKVTDDHGDRMMAKVLVLYYSSYGHIESMAQAVAEGAREAGAEVVLKRVPETVPEEVAKGAGFKLDQQAPIATVAELPEYDAIIFGAPTRYGSFASQMRAFIDQTGGLWAKGALVGKVGSAFTSSATQHGGQESTILTFLPTLLHLGFVVVGLPYAFAGQMGLEEIKGGSPYGASTIAGADGSRQPSAIELEGARYQGKHVATIAAKLAG
- a CDS encoding putative MFS family arabinose efflux permease (Evidence 3 : Putative function from multiple computational evidences), with amino-acid sequence MTTSPSTAVTPAAKRPVAPEIIILAGCLIALISFGPRAASGLFLLPMSADYGWGREVFSLALAVQNLLWGIGSPFAGAIADRFGIVRVFFVGTILYVLGLVLMTQASTPGMLNLSAGVMIGFALSGCSFNLVLGAFGKLLPDRWKPMAFGAGTAAGSFGQFLFPPLGHFFIESFGWQTTLLIFAGSLLPILPLSMALATRGSGSATGTASVPGQSVRQALSEAFRHPSYVLLVIGFFTCGFQLAFVTVHLPAYLEDVGLAAWVGGFTLAAIGLANVVGSLTSGYLSTRMPKRWLLSIIYLLRSVVTVAFIMLPASPASAITFGVLTGLLWLSTVPPTSALVLLMFGSRYMAMLYGFAFFSHQVGGFLGVWLGGVLYESFGSYAIVWWLSVALGVASAVINLPIKERAVHRPQPA